TCGCGGTCGTACTCGTCGGCGATCATCTCCAACGCCGGCTCGTAGTTCACCCGGTACTCCAACATGTGCTCGATCGTCTCGTCCAACGGAATAACCGGATTGCCGTCGACCCACTCGCGAGTGATGCCCCCACTCGTCGGGAACAACACGTACGAGACGGCCGCGTCGGAGTCGGTCGCGTCCGGCCGCTCTTCGATCCGGCTCGGAATCCCGAACTCATCGAAGAACGCCGTCCACCGTTCGATATCACGGTCGGCAACCTGGATGAAGATCGGATAGTCGTCGTGGCCGCGGGCGATCTGATAACCGCCATGGGTCCAGACGTAGACGCCGTCGATTTTCGTGTACGCAAAGGGCATCCCGGCGAAGTGCGGAATGACGTAGCCGTCGTCGATCGAGGGGGGAACAGCGCGAGAGATGGCCGCGACGAGATCGTAGTAGCGATCCCTGACAGCGTAATTCTCGATGTAGACGCCGTCCTCACGCCGGATGAAGCCTGCGTCCTCCAACCGCTCGATCCAGTCGTAGACCCACGAGTAGGAGCCGTCGATCTTCTGGGCGATTCGACGAATCGAGTCGCCCGGCCGGGCCGCGACCATGATTTTCGCCGCGGTCTCGTCGACGTACTCCATCATCGCTAGTTATCGGTATCGCATCTAACGGTATTAGTCTTGTCCCCCGTATTCCCTATGACGTTATCGCTATACAGATATACCATTCTTGGCTCCGGTAATCCGATCCGGCTCAGAATTTGAGCGGAGATGAATTAACCAACAAAGGATACGATGGATCGCTATTCGTTGGTTAAGTTTTTCAGCGCCCGCCGAAGGGCGGAGGCGCACTCCTGTCTCCACCGACCTATGACCGACCGATATCTAACGACCGTTCTCGACGAGGCAGAGCGAGTCGCAGAGCACCATGAGCAGGTCGCCCAATCTTCGGACCATCCGGAACACGAGTATCTCAGGTACGCCGTCCTTCGGCTGCTCGAAGGAGAGGCTGACGACACATCGGTGGAAGTACCGCAGGTTGACGGCGTGACTGTCGGCTACGGAGAGGACGACGCGATGTGCAACAGTTGGGACGACGACGTCGAGTGGTGGGAGACGGTTCCGCCGCAGGAGGAGTGTACTCGGTTCCGGGTGTTCTACCCCGACGAGTACGACGCTGTTCCGCGAGTCATCGTCGACGTGATGGCAGCACTCGGGGCGTGGCGTGTCTGGACTGGGAGCGCTGCCGCCTGTGGCTCCTACGACCATCGCGAGCGGCGGGAAGTCCACTATCTGTGGCCGGAGGGCCATCCAGTTGAGGCCCTGCTTGCGGATCGTCTCCAGGATCCCAAGGCTGCGGTTGCTCCAGACGGCGGCCGCACCGGCGACGTACGCGATCGGATGGTCGTCACGGAGCACTCAACCCAGCACGACGACCTCGAGCCGCGAACCAGACGTGCCGTCGACGAATCGATGGCCGTCTCGCTGCTCGAAAAGGGTGGCCGCTATGAGGTCCGATCGGCGTCCGGAAACTGGTATGAAGTCGACGTGATCAGCGAGTCGTGTACGTGTCCAGACTGGCGGAAGCGTACGCCCGAGGGCGGCTGTAAACACCTCCGGCGAGTCGATCAGGAGATCAAGCAGGGGCGGGTCCCACGACCTGATGGGCGTCTCCCCTCGAACTCGTAGGATCGCCCAGCGTTCGAGATCTCCCGAGGCTACTGTAACATCAGACGAAACTCCTTGATGGAGAGTTTCGAGTATTGATACAGCTGCTGGAGAACCGGTGAGAGCCGTTGGTAGCGGCTTAACCAACAAAACTATGCGGTTTGCGCCTTTGTTGGTTAACACAGATCGGCCCATGTCCTACGAGCCACCGACGCCCCCAGCGGACCTCCCCACCGACGTCATCGACACACTCAACGACTATTCACCCGAGCTGCTCCGAGACGTTGCCCACTATGCCGAGGACCTCGCCGAGCATCGCGAGCGCCAGGCCCGCCTTGCCGAAGCGGAGGAGGAAGACGAGATCGACGAGCGACCCGATGACCTCCCCGATGATGTCCCGACGAAGGCGACGATCACGATCAAGGAGATCAACGATAACCGCTACTACTACTGGCAGTGGCGGGAAGGAGATCGCGTCAAATCAAAGTACAAATCCCCAGTAAATCCGGACGAGTAGACGGACTAGTACCTCAGTCGGATGGCCAGTTGTTCGGGGAGACACCCCGTCTGCGAAGTGAAAGACGCAGGGTACGAGAGAAGTCCCGAGTTGATGAGTGAGGATCCGGTCACTGTCGACGAACTCGTCGAGAAAGCCGACGAGTATCTGCACGAAGCCTCACCCACACCGGAAGAATACGAAGCGCTGAAACAGAGTGTTGCGGAGCTCACGCCGATCTTCTCAGCTGAGAATTCGTACTTTGTCCTCGGCAGCTACGGGAAACCCGAAATCCGTCCTCTCCAGCTCGTAAAAGATCGCCTCAACCGACAGCCCGGTGCGTACGCGTTCCTGATGATCGACATTCGAAGCGAGTGGACGAATACCTACCTCAAGTTCCGGCTGCTCGCCGATCATACAGACGTCATCCTGGGCGTCACCGAACACGCCCAGGGCTGCTTCCTCGTCGAGCAGGGCTACTTCACAGCCCTTGAGGAGTACTTCGCGAAGACGCACGTGTTCAAACACGACGTACAATACGATAGATGTGGACGCGATCGACACAAACGTAGCCGTCGAGAGTCCCTACAGTGGAATGCAGACCGCGATCTTCGAGATGCTCAACGATGCTAGGCGTCTCTGCCGGTGGACGACTGAGGACGACCTCGTCGAGTGTACCGAGGCTCTCGTGAGTGATCAGGAATACCCGTAGACAGAGACGAATCGGTTACTCCCACCCCCGACGTTTCTGTCGTTTCTCCACGAAATCCTGTTCACCGATGGCCCAGACAACGAATGAACTCGAACAGGAAGACATCCCCCGTTTTCGAGTAGTAAGTGCGGGGTGAATCCGTGCAAGATTGGGTCTTCGAACCACGAACCCTTACGCGATAAGTAGCCCACTGAAGAGCGATTGCAAATGCTCGTAAATGAAATTTCGTTTAAATGCTGTCAGACACTCCACTATTGCCAGTAAAATCGGAGGACAAGACGCTATTTGATGAAATTGGCAACGGTGGTCCTGATAGTAACTAGTCGGATTGATTAGAACAAGGAAGTTACTGGCAACACCGGAGAGGGTACTGGAGAAACTGGCACTGACGGTTGCGCGGTTACTGGCAAAAGTGGAGAGGGTATTGGCAGTACTGGTGTTGGCGGTTGAGAAGTCACTCCAGAACCCGATGCCGCTTGGCAGTTTCACGAATGTCGTTGAGCTCACCTAGTTCGCTCTCGAGTGCGTCGAGGGCCGACGACAGAGAGACATCAAGCTCGTATTCGTTGTAGTTCCCGCGTCCACTCGACGAGTCGACCAACCGTAAGATCCCGTGGAGGCTCAAATCCGACAGGTGGTCGTGTACTCGCCTGCGTTTCAGTGGTTCACTGCCGTGATTACGAAGAACCTCTCGATAGCGCTCATAGATCAGTTTCGTCCGTTCGGGTGTTTCTCCCTCTGCCGCTAGCTGACAGACAGTCAGCAATACATATTGCCCCTGCCGGGTCAACGAATGCATCCCTTCGACAACCTGTTGTCGCTGGATCTGATGCTCGGCCTCCCGAACGTGGTCTTCGGTGATTTTCGCCTCTCCACCCGCCATCGCGTCGTTCTCGGCGATATCAGCTGCTTTCCGGAGTAACCGTAATGCCTGCCGAGCAGATCCCGAGTCCTGTGCAGAGAATGCTGCGCACAATGGGATTACATCTGATTCGAGGACATCGTCGTAGAGCGCGATATCGGCTCGGTGCTTGAGAATATTCTGCAGTTCAGTCGCGTCGTACGGAGGGAACAAGATTTCCTCTTCGCAGAGAGTGTCCTTGACTTTCGGAGAGAGGTTTTCTCGGAACTTGAAGTCGTTCGAGATGCCGACCACACCGATTTTCACATCGAGATCCAATTGCGAGCGTGCTCGTGGAAGCTCGTACAGAATATCGTCATCCGAGCCGATGTTATCGATCTCGTCCAGAACCACGAGAATAGTCCCACCGATCGACTCAAGGTCGTTGTAGAGTTCGTTGAAGATGCGTTTTTGTTGATACCCGGTTTCGCTCATCGGTTCGCGCGAAGACGAGACTGTGGTGAGAGGGTGAGAAGGAGAGCGAATCTCGTTCACGAGATTGACCGCTACCTGATAGGATGTGGTGCAGCCAGTACAGTTGAGTTCAATAACGTTGAGATCGACGTCGTCGTACTCTCCGGCGGATTCTTGCAGCTCCTCAAGAAGATCGTGCGTAGCAGCTGTCTTCCCGACGCCGGTAACGCCATAGAGAAAGACGTTGTTCGGTTGCCAGCCCTGAATGACGGGACGGAGAGCGGCCGCATATTCGTCGAGTTCTTCGTCCCGCTCCTCGAGTGTCTCTGGCTGGTAATCATCCCGGAGGACGTCTTTGTCTTGGATGATGAACGATTCTCGATTGAATCGGCCCATAGGCGGACTCAAGACGAAGAACCATCATAAAACCATGGGTTCCAGTATCACCACTAACCCACCACTCGAACCAATTATGCCAGTGTCGCATCCACTTATAAAACACACACACTCCACTATTGCCAGTAAACCTTTGCAACAACTGGAGGGGGTCAACGACCCCCTCTCTAATTAGCGATACTCTTAATACATTGTACGTTAAACCATACCCGCACTAACGAAAACTCCACTAGTTGTAGTAGGTTTAGATAACAGTAACTAGACTAGAGACGTGACAGTTTCTGCCCTCCCGTCCATTCTCCCCTCGTTACTGGCAATGGTGGAGTGAGAGAGGTACTTAAACGACGGTATTATTGGCAATACTGGCAACTCTGGTCGCCCTCTCCCTGCTACCATCGTTGCCTGGCCGATATTCCAGTCGAAATCTACCCTTCCCGACACCAGTCGATGATGACCGTGGACCTCTTTCGGTTAACCAACAAATCGTATGTATTAACCGTCTGTTGGTTAACTGCTCATGGCCTATGCTCGATTCGCAGTCGGCACTCAGTACTAGTATCCCGTGATTTCGGCGTTTCGCGATTCCGCAAGGGTTCGCTTGATTGCCGCTCGATCTCACCCAATCGGAGACAGGATATTACTGCATCGGCGACGCAGCTTCCGAACCGACGAGTGAGTACTCCCGGTCCCGGCTCGTGCCTTCCGCATCGACGAGGTTGTACTGGACCATCTTGGAGAGATACGTCCGCACTGTCCGTTTCGTCCGAGGATCGTCGACCTTCTCGGTATAGCGGTCGTGAATCTCGCTCGGCCCGAGTGGCTCGTGATCGCGAACAATGTTGTAAACGACGCGCTGGTGTGGCGTGAGTGAATCGATGCTCTTCTGCTTAATCTGGGCCCGGGCATCCTCGGCGGCGTCCAGGAGAATATTGTCGGTGATGCGCTCGTGGTTCTCGCGATCGGCCTTGCCGGCGGCCGTTCGGAGGATGCCGATTGCGAGGCGGGCGTCGCCGGCGGCCGCGTCGGCGATCCGGTAGAGCTGGTCGTCGGTGATGACGTCCTCATCGAGTCCCCACTTCGCCCGCGCACTCAGAATGTCGTACAGCTGCTCGTCGTGGTACTTGTCCATCCGGACGTGTTCGCTGGAGCGCAGCCGGCTCACGAGGCGGTCGTCGACGCGGCTGAACAGTTCCTCTTCCTTGTTCGCGATGCAGATGATCGCGAACTGCGGGAGGCTGTGGAGGTCGTAAATGACGCTGGGGTCCTCCAGTTGGTCGACCTCGTCGAGAATGACGACGGTTCGTGGGCCGTCATGCTGCTGGAGGCGATCAACCAGTTCGTCGTGGGGCGTCGACTGCCGGTGGATGTCGATGGTCGCGCCGAGGTCGTCGAGGATCTGGTAGAGCGTCCGAAATCGGGTGTAGTTACGCCAGCAGTTGACGTAGGTGGCCTCGACGTCGAGCACCTCCTCACGTAGGCGTTCGGTGACGAATTGCGAGATGCAGGTCTTGCCGGCGCCGCTAGGTCCAGTGACGATGGCCGTGTCGGCGGGTTCCCCGTTCGTGATGGGCTCAAGAACGCTGGAGAGGTGGTTGACTTCGGCGTCGCGATGCTCAACTTCCCGAGGGACGAACCCGGCGCGGAGAACGCGAGCATCGCGGATCATCTTTGCTTGATAGACTGGTTTTCTGGCTAGTACTAAAAACGTGACCGGGTTGCTTCCGGAAACGCTTCAATTAGTCCTCTCCGACCTATGGATATTCCTGCGCTGTAACGCGGTTCGGTTTGTGGAAGACCCAGTTTTCCGGGAATTTCCGGAATGGATTTCGGGCGGGATTGTGTGACACCGGGATTCTGCTAGTCATCGGCGTCGTGCTCCTCCCAAGGGAGGGGGTATACCTGGCTTGAAACCTCTTGCAAGGGGGTACGTCGGGTGCATTCCTCATTCGGACTTCAAATCACGATATTTTGATACCTAAGCCCCAGCCGAACGTTTACCTGAGATGACCCCCTCATTTCGGCAAAGTGGGCGTTATAAGCGCAATCTCGTCGAATCCAATCGTCTCCGGCATCATAGTCGCCGTGGTGAGCGGCATAATCGTCAAACTCTACCAAAAGCGACAGAAGCGGAGACAGCGAGCGCGTGAGTGGTACGAGACCTCACTTGGGATGCTCGGTCGATTACAGCAGGCTGCGCATCGGGCCACCGAGTATCAAGACGAGCCTGACTACGGCTCACTCCGCGAAAGACTAGAACCGCTCACCGAGGAGATGATTGAACACGCCAACTCCGCTCCATCAAAGGTGAGTGAACAGGCCCGGATCGATATGGCCACCCTCTCCGCCTTCGCCACAGGACTCGTGATTATCAGCGAACAATCCGAGGAAATGGACGTGTTTGATCTGTACGAGACCATTCAGAAAAGTGCTCGCGAGAGCTACGACGGGGAGTACGATATGGACGACGTGGATGAGATTTTCGGTCCGTTTGGCATCGATGAGTTTATCGAGGAGACCGACAGGGAAATCGAGATGGACGAGGAGAGAGCCGAGGAGTTCTTGTCAAACTTCGCGCCGGAGTCCATCGAGGCTGGACGCCCGACAACCGTTGAAGAGGCCCTGAACATGCCGATTGGAGAGGTTGATGAGATAGTGAGTGACGAGGGGTATCTAGAATCGATGCTTGAAGACTCTCTTGAGGCTTACGTCCGCACGGCCCTGCTCAACGTCATTGAGGATATCCACGGAATGATGGAAGCGAGGAAGGAAAGTGTCTGAACCGAGGTCACTCGCGCCGCCACTCCTCGACATCTCTCTCCTGCCTGACGCACTCGAAACCGGTGGCCTGCATAATGTTCCGGGTGGTCGCCCGAACCTTGTTGACGAGGAGTTCGTCGACGGGTAGTGTTTGCGCCATAGTTGACCGCGAGCCTGTTGCCCGCTCGGTGATCGATCCGTCGCTGAGGAGTTCGATTTCGGTGCTCAATTCACCAGTTGCCCCCCTTCTCAACACCGCGTCAACCTCCCAAGTCTCCGCCGCTTGAGTCCGTCCATGTCGTATCGAGGCCAGTCCATCAGCACCTCCAGGAGCCGCTCGCCTTTCCGAAGCCGAGTAGCGTGCCACGCGATCTGCTTCCGGACGGGCGCACGGAGTGGATCAGGGTGGGATTTGTCGTCCGAAGATTGCTTTCGACGCGAGAACTCGTCGTACTCGCCCAGCAACACTTCGCGCCGTTTTTCATGCCGATTTGGACGTACAGCGCGGCGTCTCGAAGTTCGCCGTCTCGGCCGACACCGTGAGGAAGGTACTATACCTTCACGTTCCACGTTAATATACGCTGTCTGACCATTTAAACAGAGTCCGAACAACTGATGTACAGATAGAAACAAAAGTAGAGGCTTTCCGAACCTAGAAAGTTCTATCTGACCGGAATGACAGGTAGCAGTTATGGCAACCGAGGGAGAGGATTCCGAACAAGCAGAAATTGAGGGAAGTGACGACGGGAAAGTTCCTCCTCCGGTCAAGCCAACCTCGTTAAAGCGGTTCGTCAAGCAGCAATCCGATATGAATGCGGGCGGTGATGCGGTCGAGGAGCTGCAGCACCATCTGGAGTTCGTCGCCGAACGAATTTGGCTTGAGGCCAGCAAGCACGCCGAGGACGACGGTCGGAAGACCGTGAAAGAGCGGGATGTCCAACACGCCATAGACGAGTTCACGGAGCCACACGATCTGATCAAGAAAACGGTCGAGGACTTGGACTGGATGAAACGAAACCTCGAGAGGCAGGTTGAACAGTCCATCGTGTACGCCGAGGATAGATATGACGACTGATCAGTTCCTCTTCCGGGACGGCTACTCCATTCCCGAGAAGATCAGTCGCATCCCAACTGCGAAAATCACGGCGGAGACACCGGAGATTGACTCGCGCCTCCAAGACCTCTCCCTGTCGGAGAGCGAGGTCAGCCGGATGGGGAAGAACGACTTCTTCGATGAGGCCGAGGAGCAGCTCACTACTTCGGTCTACAAGAGTCTCGTATCCAAGCTCTTCGACAAGTACGGCGAGAAGGGCGACAAGTTCAACATGCAGCTCTTCGTCGCCGAAGAATCCCTCTCCCGCGAACACCTCTCCCGCCGTGCCGATCAGTACGACGAGGAGCGGATTGACCACGACTTCGACTCCCTCGTGGAACCCATCGTCCTCACCGATCACGAGGAGGACTCCGACTCCATAGACCTCCAGTTCCGAACGACGGCCCACCTCGAAGACATTAATCCAGACGACAAGATCCCGATCCAGATCATCGACACTGAGTCCGGCGACACCGTGGAGAGGTACGGTTCTGACTACCACATCAAGGCCCCGGCCCGCTATCGTGTCGAGGCTCGCGTCTACACCGAGACCGGCCTCATAGCGGTGTCGAATTACTCCAAGATCAAGGATGGGTTGAAAACCGACATTGCGAAGACCGTCACCGAGATGGCTCGGAGCGGAACGCAGACCGGGATCGGAAACACCAGTCGACTGGAAATGAACGAGACAGAACTTCTCCTCCTCCTGCAGGAGATGGAAGGCGACATCTCGGGTCTCGGCTACACCCTCGAAATCGCCGGCGTCGACACGGCGGACTTCACCGGCCAACGTGACGAGGATATGGTTGACACTGATGTCATCCGTGCCGCCGACGAGGCCGGCCACATCAGGAAGATCAAGTTCTACGTCGATCATCCTGGCGCAGACCCCGGCGACGAGCGCGACGTGATGCTCCGCATCTTCGACGACGGCCACCTCACCACGTCCAAGCCCGTACCCTCCGATCTGCTTGACGCCATCGTGCTTCAAATTAACACTATCCGCGGGTACGACGGTTTCCTGACTCCCCTGATCGAACTCATCCACTCCTACGTCGGCGCGAAGTTCCGCGGAAAGTCCTCAATGATGCGCAACACCCACATCTCAAAGACCAACCTTGCATTCAACAACCTCATCGAGGAGTACTTCGAGAAGCACCAGACGCCGACCGAGGAACTTCGGCTCTACAAGTCGATGATAGCCAACATCGGGATCAAGCTCTGCGACGAGGGCATACCAAGGGCCGCGGACGTGGACGAGGTCTCCGAGGTGGACGAGTTCTACGATCTCGAAGGTAAAATCGAGGAGTTCTTTCAAGATTACTCTCAACGCTCACTCGGAAAGACCAACATCGACTACGATGAACTGTCGAACCACCTTGACCACCTGCTCCGACAGGACTGGGAGAGCCCGGTCGAAATCATCGAGTACGCGATAGACCTGTATGATCTTAGCCGATGAGGCCGACGTGCTCGAAGAGGCCTTCTTTCGGGCCGACGTGAGCGACGTCTCCGCACTCGAATACCGGGAACAAGACCTCGAGGACTACGCCGAGTACCTGCACATCGAGCGTGACATCCTCCCCGACATTCGTCCCTACTTCTCCATCTCCGAGGAGCAGCGGTGCGA
The sequence above is a segment of the Halobaculum roseum genome. Coding sequences within it:
- a CDS encoding helix-turn-helix domain-containing protein, which encodes MEYVDETAAKIMVAARPGDSIRRIAQKIDGSYSWVYDWIERLEDAGFIRREDGVYIENYAVRDRYYDLVAAISRAVPPSIDDGYVIPHFAGMPFAYTKIDGVYVWTHGGYQIARGHDDYPIFIQVADRDIERWTAFFDEFGIPSRIEERPDATDSDAAVSYVLFPTSGGITREWVDGNPVIPLDETIEHMLEYRVNYEPALEMIADEYDRDIDASHEDPRLNA
- a CDS encoding orc1/cdc6 family replication initiation protein is translated as MGRFNRESFIIQDKDVLRDDYQPETLEERDEELDEYAAALRPVIQGWQPNNVFLYGVTGVGKTAATHDLLEELQESAGEYDDVDLNVIELNCTGCTTSYQVAVNLVNEIRSPSHPLTTVSSSREPMSETGYQQKRIFNELYNDLESIGGTILVVLDEIDNIGSDDDILYELPRARSQLDLDVKIGVVGISNDFKFRENLSPKVKDTLCEEEILFPPYDATELQNILKHRADIALYDDVLESDVIPLCAAFSAQDSGSARQALRLLRKAADIAENDAMAGGEAKITEDHVREAEHQIQRQQVVEGMHSLTRQGQYVLLTVCQLAAEGETPERTKLIYERYREVLRNHGSEPLKRRRVHDHLSDLSLHGILRLVDSSSGRGNYNEYELDVSLSSALDALESELGELNDIRETAKRHRVLE
- a CDS encoding Cdc6/Cdc18 family protein, which gives rise to MIRDARVLRAGFVPREVEHRDAEVNHLSSVLEPITNGEPADTAIVTGPSGAGKTCISQFVTERLREEVLDVEATYVNCWRNYTRFRTLYQILDDLGATIDIHRQSTPHDELVDRLQQHDGPRTVVILDEVDQLEDPSVIYDLHSLPQFAIICIANKEEELFSRVDDRLVSRLRSSEHVRMDKYHDEQLYDILSARAKWGLDEDVITDDQLYRIADAAAGDARLAIGILRTAAGKADRENHERITDNILLDAAEDARAQIKQKSIDSLTPHQRVVYNIVRDHEPLGPSEIHDRYTEKVDDPRTKRTVRTYLSKMVQYNLVDAEGTSRDREYSLVGSEAASPMQ
- a CDS encoding histone-like protein, with translation MATEGEDSEQAEIEGSDDGKVPPPVKPTSLKRFVKQQSDMNAGGDAVEELQHHLEFVAERIWLEASKHAEDDGRKTVKERDVQHAIDEFTEPHDLIKKTVEDLDWMKRNLERQVEQSIVYAEDRYDD